The following proteins are co-located in the Hevea brasiliensis isolate MT/VB/25A 57/8 chromosome 11, ASM3005281v1, whole genome shotgun sequence genome:
- the LOC110640317 gene encoding putative cyclin-D6-1: protein MDFDLENPLTSLKEHQFDTIPDLFASESDHMPSINFLTCLETCDFYSSFRQEAISLILQAQYSCNFEPILAYLAINYMDRFVSRQEIPRGKPWILRLLVISCLSLAAKMKNAHFSLSNFQREESFIFDVQTINRMELLILDALNWRMRSITPFSFVHFFISSFELKDPPLTQALKDRATEIILQAHNEKKLLEFKPSIIAASALLLSSHELFPVQFPSFRCSISSCERVNRDQLIKCFNALKEMVEMDWYNSTMDTVSSTRTPLSVLDRHCIKSESQTTNISATALPQNREIKRRSKRLAITASDNMVQLNFADSSRANNSVSRGNLQLVNSSSAITEPTEE from the exons ATGGATTTTGATCTCGAAAATCCATTGACGAGCCTGAAAGAACACCAATTTGATACTATCCCAGATCTGTTTGCCTCTGAATCTGACCACATGCCTTCAATAAACTTCTTAACCTGCTTGGAAACCTGTGACTTCTATTCCTCCTTTCGTCAAGAAGCCATTTCCCTCATTTTACAG GCACAGTATTCTTGCAACTTTGAGCCCATTCTTGCTTACCTTGCCATTAATTATATGGATCGATTCGTCTCCAGGCAAGAAATCCCG CGAGGAAAGCCATGGATTCTACGACTTCTAGTAATATCTTGCCTTTCTCTGGCAGCAAAGATGAAGAACGCACATTTCTCACTCTCTAATTTTCAG AGGGAAGAAAGTTTCATCTTCGACGTGCAAACAATTAATAGAATGGAGCTTCTCATTCTTGATGCTCTGAATTGGCGAATGAGATCCATAACACCTTTCTCTTTCGTGCATTTCTTCATTTCGTCGTTTGAACTCAAAGATCCGCCATTAACACAAGCTCTCAAAGATCGAGCTACCGAGATTATTTTGCAAGCTCATAATG AGAAAAAGTTACTAGAGTTCAAGCCATCAATTATTGCAGCATCAGCCCTTCTTTTATCTTCCCATGAACTATTCCCAGTTCAATTTCCTTCTTTCAGATGTTCAATTTCCTCGTGTGAACGTGTCAATAGA GACCAGCTGATAAAATGCTTCAATGCGCTGAAAGAAATGGTGGAAATGGACTGGTACAATTCAACGATGGATACAGTTTCGAGCACAAGAACCCCATTGAGCGTGCTGGACAGGCATTGCATCAAATCAGAAAGTCAGACCACCAACATCTCTGCCACTGCATTGCCCCAGAATAGAGAAATCAAGCGGCGCTCAAAACGATTGGCTATTACAGCAAGTGACAATATGGTCCAGCTGAATTTCGCAGATTCAAGCAGAGCAAATAACTCTGTTTCGAGGGGAAATTTGCAATTGGTCAATTCCTCAAGCGCCATAACAGAACCCACAGAGGAATAG
- the LOC110640330 gene encoding transcription factor WER, producing MMMRAPNSDQIPLKKGTWSPEEDHKLIAYINRYGIWNWTEMPKAAGLSRSGKSCRLRWMNYLRPNIKRGNFTEKEEETIIRLHEMLGNRWSAIAARLPGRTDNEIKNYWHTRLRKISKKNNVVHATNKLPDNQTINFQTEGSNTSETDHVSFSAGAPEEKSISGSSSGISKSSKQTTAAAANSSSNYTNVVINDIHKSLQATVEVDTGLPELPREVKILRGQPLSTEDLEILENCYAMDTELMWLEGSIYPDAVQNDSGSDFLMNF from the exons ATGATGATGAGGGCTCCAAATTCTGATCAAATACCATTGAAAAAGGGCACTTGGAGTCCTGAAGAAGATCACAAGTTGATAGCTTATATTAACAGATATGGCATTTGGAACTGGACTGAGATGCCAAAAGCAGCAGGCTTGTCAAGGTCAGGAAAGAGTTGCAGGCTTCGTTGGATGAATTACCTGAGGCCGAATATAAAGCGCGGAAATTTCACTGAGAAAGAAGAGGAAACCATCATCCGTCTGCATGAAATGCTGGGAAATAG ATGGTCTGCAATTGCTGCAAGACTGCCCGGAAGAACAGACAACGAAATCAAAAATTATTGGCACACCCGCCTGAGAAAAATCTCGAAGAAGAACAATGTGGTGCATGCAACTAATAAATTGCCAGATAACcaaacaataaattttcaaactGAAGGGTCAAATACATCTGAAACTGATCATGTCTCATTTTCAGCTGGTGCTCCTGAAGAAAAATCAATTTCAGGAAGCTCCAGTGGGATCTCAAAGTCATCGAAGCagactactgctgctgctgctaatTCCTCATCAAATTATACTAATGTGGTTATCAACGATATTCATAAAAGCCTGCAGGCCACTGTAGAGGTGGATACTGGCTTACCTGAACTAcctagagaagtaaaaattttgaGGGGGCAGCCATTGTCAACTGAAGACCTAGAGATTTTGGAGAATTGTTATGCAATGGACACGGAACTGATGTGGCTTGAAGGGTCCATTTATCCAGATGCAGTCCAAAATGATAGTGGAAGTGATTTTTTGATGAATTTTTAG